From a single Solanum dulcamara chromosome 4, daSolDulc1.2, whole genome shotgun sequence genomic region:
- the LOC129887139 gene encoding RAN GTPase-activating protein 2, with amino-acid sequence MDATTQNSQRRPFSIKLWPPSENTRKMLVERMTNNLSSPTIFTRKYRSLSKEDAAKNAEEIEDAAFTIANQHYEKEPDGDGSSAVQLYARECSKLILEILKKIPRSEDKEISISEVVPTVQETFFDISKGKRAFIESEEAQELLKPLKEPGNSYSKICFSNRSFGIDAARIAGPILASLKDQLKEVDLSDFVAGRNEAEALDVMNIFSEALEGSNLKFLNLSDNALGEKGVRAFGKLLQSQTILEVLFLMNDGISQEAAKAVNELVPSTEKLKVLHFHNNMTGDEGAVAIAEIVKRSPLLEDFRCSSTRVGSQGGSALCEALGMCSHLKKLDLRDNMFGPEVGLVLSKALSKHENLTEIYLSYLNLEDEGSIAIANALKDSAPSLGILEMAGNDITAEAAPAIASCIAAKQLLAKLSLGENELKDEGAIQIAKALEGHNHLIEVDMSANALRRAGVRVLAQTVLHKDEFKLLNVNGNFISEEGVDELKEIFKKSPEMLASLEENDPEGEDEDEEKESGDEGKDVEDELESKLKNLEVKQEESLDAPDSN; translated from the coding sequence ATGGATGCCACAACTCAGAATTCTCAGCGCAGACCATTTTCAATTAAACTGTGGCCTCCAAGTGAGAACACAAGAAAAATGCTGGTGGAAAGAATGACAAATAATCTTTCTAGTCCAACCATTTTCACCCGCAAGTACCGCAGTCTATCCAAGGAAGATGCTGCCAAAAATGCTGAAGAAATTGAAGATGCGGCTTTTACCATTGCTAATCAACACTATGAGAAGGAGCCTGATGGTGATGGGAGTTCCGCTGTGCAACTTTATGCCAGGGAATGCAGCAAGCTTATCCTGGAAATTCTAAAAAAGATCCCCAGATCAGAAGACAAGGAGATTTCGATTTCTGAGGTGGTTCCTACTGTTCAGGAGACCTTTTTTGATATCTCAAAAGGTAAAAGGGCTTTTATTGAATCGGAAGAGGCTCAAGAACTTTTAAAGCCATTAAAAGAGCCTGGAAACTCTTACAGCAAAATTTGTTTCAGCAATAGAAGCTTTGGTATAGATGCAGCACGCATCGCAGGCCCTATCTTGGCATccttgaaggatcaattgaaggaagttgaTTTGTCAGATTTTGTTGCCGGAAGAAATGAGGCAGAAGCACTTGATGTCATGAATATATTCTCAGAAGCTCTGGAAGGTTCTAACTTGAAGTTTCTGAATCTCTCTGATAATGCTCTGGGTGAGAAGGGAGTTAGAGCATTTGGAAAGCTCCTGCAGTCTCAAACCATCTTGGAAGTACTATTTTTGATGAATGATGGCATTTCACAGGAAGCTGCAAAGGCTGTTAACGAGCTAGTTCCTTCCACCGAGAAGCTTAAGGTTCTTCATTTTCATAATAATATGACAGGTGATGAAGGGGCTGTTGCAATTGCGGAAATTGTGAAGCGCTCCCCTTTATTGGAAGATTTCAGGTGCTCTTCTACTAGGGTAGGCTCTCAAGGAGGGAGTGCCTTGTGTGAAGCACTTGGGATGTGCTCCCATTTGAAGAAGCTTGATTTGCGAGACAATATGTTTGGTCCAGAAGTTGGTCTTGTGTTGAGTAAGGCACTCAGCAAACATGAAAATCTTACGGAAATTTACCTGAGCTACCTTAATTTAGAGGATGAAGGATCAATTGCAATAGCTAATGCTCTTAAAGATTCAGCCCCTTCTCTTGGTATCTTGGAGATGGCAGGTAATGATATAACTGCAGAAGCTGCTCCAGCAATAGCTTCTTGTATAGCTGCAAAGCAGCTTCTTGCCAAGCTAAGCTTGGGTGAGAATGAACTCAAGGATGAAGGTGCAATTCAGATTGCTAAGGCACTGGAAGGACACAACCATCTGATTGAAGTTGATATGAGCGCCAATGCACTAAGGAGGGCTGGGGTTAGGGTGCTGGCTCAAACTGTGCTGCACAAAGATGAGTTTAAATTACTAAATGTTAATGGTAATTTCATCTCAGAAGAAGGCGTTGATGAGTTAAAAGAGATCTTCAAGAAATCTCCTGAAATGCTTGCATCCCTGGAAGAGAATGACCCGGAAGGagaagatgaggatgaggagAAAGAATCTGGAGACGAGGGCAAAGACGTTGAGGATGAACTagaatcaaaactcaaaaacctgGAGGTCAAGCAAGAAGAGAGTCTTGACGCACCAGATAGCAATTAG